Proteins from one Ciconia boyciana chromosome 26, ASM3463844v1, whole genome shotgun sequence genomic window:
- the LOC140644272 gene encoding lysosomal acid glucosylceramidase-like produces MGPGCAGVLGWLLLVQAALRAAGGRPCDARDFGHGSLVCACNATYCDTLDPVVLPAPGTYVKYESSKAGKRLERSEGSFQRNTKTPDFHLTLDTAQRYQKVKGFGGSVTDSAAINIQSLSKDAQNHLLRSYFSEEGIEYNLVRVPMASTDFSVRLYTYADVEGDFELKHFNLTEEDTRMKIPILRAAQAVAKRPLSLYASPWTSPVWMKTNGAMTGRGTLKGSPGDKYHQAWAKYFIRFLDEYAKHNLTFWAVTAGNEPTAGEIVFYPFQCLGFSPEHQRDFIARDLGPALANSSHHDVRLIILDDQRVMLPYWAQVVLKDPVAASYISGIGIHWYLDFLAPIDLTLSITHHLFPDYFLLSTEASTGSFFWEPRVVLGGWERGSKYSHSILSNLNNYVTGWTDWNLALDLEGGPNWSKNYVDSPIIVDSSKDIFYKQPMFYHMGHFSKFIPEGSQRVGLAVSKKCRRCNLEHSAFLRPDGTVVLVVLNRSPMDVSFGISDPRVGFIEATAPSDSIQTFLWKQPA; encoded by the exons ATGGGGCCTGGGTGTGCTGGCGTCCTGGGCTGGCTCCTGCTGGTGCAGGCAGCGTTGCGGGCAGCAG GTGGCCGTCCCTGTGATGCCAGGGACTTTGGTCATGGCTCGCTGGTGTGCGCCTGCAACGCCACGTACTGCGACACGCTGGACCCCGTGGTCCTGCCGGCCCCAGGCACCTATGTCAAGTACGAGAGCAGCAAGGCTGGCAAGCGGCTGGAGCGCAGCGAGGGGAGCTTCCAGCGCAACACCAAGACCCCAG ATTTCCATCTCACTCTGGACACGGCGCAGCGGTACCAGAAGGTGAAGGGCTTTGGTGGCTCCGTCACAGACTCAGCTGCCATCAACATCCAGTCCCTGTCCAAGGATGCCCAGAACCACCTGCTCCGCTCCTATTTCTCCGAGGAAG gcATCGAGTACAACCTCGTGCGCGTCCCCATGGCCAGCACCGACTTCTCTGTCCGCCTGTACACCTATGCTGACGTGGAGGGCGACTTCGAGCTGAAGCACTTCAACCTGACGGAGGAGGACACACGGATGAAG ATCCCCATCCTCCGGGCAGCTCAGGCGGTGGCCAAGCGGCCACTGTCGCTGTACGCCAGCCCCTGGACCTCCCCGGTGTGGATGAAGACGAACGGTGCGATGACAGGGAGGGGGACGCTGAagggcagccccggggacaAGTACCACCAGGCCTGGGCCAAGTATTTCATCCG GTTCCTGGACGAATACGCCAAGCACAATCTGACTTTCTGGGCAGTGACTGCGGGGAATGAGCCCACGGCCGGCGAGATCGTCTTCTACCCCTTCCAGTGCCTGGGCTTCTCCCCCGAGCACCAGCGGGACTTCATCGCCCGGGACCTGGGCCCCGCGCTGGCCAACAGCTCCCACCACGATGTCCGGCTTATCATCCTGGATGACCAGAGGGTGATGCTGCCCTACTGGGCCCAGGTG GTTCTCAAAGACCCTGTGGCCGCCAGCTACATCAGCGGCATCGGCATCCACTGGTACCTGGACTTCCTGGCGCCCATCGACCTCACGCTCTCCATCACCCACCACCTCTTCCCGGACTATTTCCTCCTCTCCACGGAGGCCTCCACCGGCTCCTTCTTCTGGGAGCCCAGGGTGGTGCTGGGCGGCTGGGAGCGCGGGAGCAAGTACAGCCACAGCATCCTGTCG AACCTCAACAACTACGTGACGGGCTGGACCGACTGGAACCTGGCCCTGGACCTGGAGGGGGGCCCCAACTGGAGCAAGAACTACGTGGACAGCCCCATCATCGTGGACAGCAGCAAGGACATCTTCTACAAGCAGCCCATGTTCTACCACATGGGGCACTTCAG CAAGTTCATCCCCGAGGGCTCACAGCGCGTGGGGCTGGCCGTCTCCAAGAAGTGCCGGCGGTGTAACCTAGAGCACTCGGCTTTCCTGCGCCCCGACGGCACCGTCGTCCTGGTGGTCCTGAACCG CTCCCCCATGGACGTGTCCTTCGGGATCTCCGACCCACGGGTCGGCTTCATTGAGGCCACGGCTCCCAGTGACTCCATCCAGACTTTCTTGTGGAAGCAGCCAGCCTAG
- the MTX1 gene encoding metaxin-1 isoform X1 yields MPPVPPVRSGARRGGVARAGRGRRCRRGGNKEPSITGAHPGDPGGRSAAATRPQPRRRRGAARRARGCGRPHRPRWRCPPLAQLPLTAIECGRRRFTGRSGSLGPPSRQPEPPQQRRSIPAREGRGPSPAAEGAGLLCQELPRAQTYARFTGAPLKVHRVTSPWRSPSGRLPALKTQDEGTISKTQQIITHLRKQKYNADYDLSATQGADTLAFVSLLEEKLLPVLIHTFWVDAKNYVEHTRKWYAETVPFPLNFFLPNCMHKQHLERLQLMWGDGYMEDEEKLEKELYRDARECLTLLSQRLGSQKFFFGDSPASLDAFVFSRLAPLLKAKLPNGKLQQHLKSLQNLCNYCTSILSLYFPWDGGEPLASAPRAAGADGSEAEEDPHKRRNQLLSVLVGLAAMLGYAFLSGIVSIQRAGVGPAGRQPIALEEEEEEEEE; encoded by the exons ATGCCGCCGGTGCCGCCGGTGCggagcggagcgcggcggggcggggtggCGCGAGCGGGGAGgggccggcgctgccggcgAGGAGGAAACAAAGAGCCGTCAATCACGGGCGCGCATCCCGGGGACCCCGGCGGGCGCTCGGCCGCGGCGacccggccgcagccccgccggcggAGAGGAGCGGCGCGCcgggcccggggctgcgggcgaCCTCACCGGCCGCGCTGGCGCTGCCCGCCCCTGGCGCAGCTCCCGCTCACAGCAATTGAGTGTGGCAGGCGCCGGTTCACCGGGAGGTCAGGCAGTCTGGGGCCGCCTTCTCGCCAGCCAGAGCCGCCCCAGCAGCGCCGGAGCATCCCAGCCCGGGAGGGCCGGGGACCGTCGCCGGCAGCCGAGGGCGCGGGGCTGCtgtgccaggagctgccccgCGCCCAG ACCTACGCGCGGTTCACGGGGGCGCCGCTGAAGGTGCACCGGGTCACCAGCCCCTGGAGGAGCCCCTCCG gGCGCCTGCCTGCGCTGAAGACGCAGGACGAGGGCACCATCTCCAAAACGCAGCAGATCATAACTCACCTCAGGAAACAG AAGTATAACGCCGACTACGACCTCTCAGCTACGCAAGGGGCGGACACGCTGGCCTTCGTGTCCCTGCTGGAAGAGAAACTGCTGCCGGTGCTG ATCCACACCTTCTGGGTGGACGCAAAGAACTACGTGGAGCACACGCGGAAGTGGTATGCGGAAACCGTTCCCTTCCCCCTGAACTTTTTCCTGCCCAACTGCATGCACAAGCAGCACCTGGAGCGGCTGCAGCTTATGTGGGGAGACGGCTACATGGAGGatgaggagaagctggagaaggag ctctaCCGGGATGCTCGGGAATGCTTGACACTCCTGTCCCAGCGCCTCGGCTCCCAGAAGTTCTTCTTCGGAGACTC GCCGGCCTCCCTCGACGCCTTCGTCTTCAGCCGCCTGGCGCCGCTCCTGAAGGCGAAGCTGCCCAACGGgaaactgcagcagcacctgAAGTCCCTGCAGAACCTGTGCAACTACTGCACCTCCATCCTCAGCCTCTACTTCCCCTGGGACGGAG GTGAGCCCCTAGCCAGTGCCCCACGGGCTGCGGGTGCCGACGGCAGCGAGGCGGAGGAGGACCCCCACAAACGGCGCAACCAGCTGCTGTcggtgctggtggggctggcGGCCATGCTGGGCTACGCCTTCCTGAGCGGCATCGTCTCCATCCAGCGCGCTGGCGTGGGGCCAGCTGGCCGCCAGCCCATCgccctggaggaggaggaagaggaggaggaggagtga
- the MTX1 gene encoding metaxin-1 isoform X3 yields MAAPMELFCWAGGWGLPSVDPDCLAVLTYARFTGAPLKVHRVTSPWRSPSGRLPALKTQDEGTISKTQQIITHLRKQKYNADYDLSATQGADTLAFVSLLEEKLLPVLIHTFWVDAKNYVEHTRKWYAETVPFPLNFFLPNCMHKQHLERLQLMWGDGYMEDEEKLEKELYRDARECLTLLSQRLGSQKFFFGDSPASLDAFVFSRLAPLLKAKLPNGKLQQHLKSLQNLCNYCTSILSLYFPWDGGEPLASAPRAAGADGSEAEEDPHKRRNQLLSVLVGLAAMLGYAFLSGIVSIQRAGVGPAGRQPIALEEEEEEEEE; encoded by the exons ATGGCGGCGCCCATGGAGCTGTTCTGCtgggccgggggctgggggctgccctcGGTGGACCCCGACTGCCTGGCCGTGCTG ACCTACGCGCGGTTCACGGGGGCGCCGCTGAAGGTGCACCGGGTCACCAGCCCCTGGAGGAGCCCCTCCG gGCGCCTGCCTGCGCTGAAGACGCAGGACGAGGGCACCATCTCCAAAACGCAGCAGATCATAACTCACCTCAGGAAACAG AAGTATAACGCCGACTACGACCTCTCAGCTACGCAAGGGGCGGACACGCTGGCCTTCGTGTCCCTGCTGGAAGAGAAACTGCTGCCGGTGCTG ATCCACACCTTCTGGGTGGACGCAAAGAACTACGTGGAGCACACGCGGAAGTGGTATGCGGAAACCGTTCCCTTCCCCCTGAACTTTTTCCTGCCCAACTGCATGCACAAGCAGCACCTGGAGCGGCTGCAGCTTATGTGGGGAGACGGCTACATGGAGGatgaggagaagctggagaaggag ctctaCCGGGATGCTCGGGAATGCTTGACACTCCTGTCCCAGCGCCTCGGCTCCCAGAAGTTCTTCTTCGGAGACTC GCCGGCCTCCCTCGACGCCTTCGTCTTCAGCCGCCTGGCGCCGCTCCTGAAGGCGAAGCTGCCCAACGGgaaactgcagcagcacctgAAGTCCCTGCAGAACCTGTGCAACTACTGCACCTCCATCCTCAGCCTCTACTTCCCCTGGGACGGAG GTGAGCCCCTAGCCAGTGCCCCACGGGCTGCGGGTGCCGACGGCAGCGAGGCGGAGGAGGACCCCCACAAACGGCGCAACCAGCTGCTGTcggtgctggtggggctggcGGCCATGCTGGGCTACGCCTTCCTGAGCGGCATCGTCTCCATCCAGCGCGCTGGCGTGGGGCCAGCTGGCCGCCAGCCCATCgccctggaggaggaggaagaggaggaggaggagtga
- the MTX1 gene encoding metaxin-1 isoform X2 → MPPVPPVRSGARRGGVARAGRGRRCRRGGNKEPSITGAHPGDPGGRSAAATRPQPRRRRGAARRARGCGRPHRPRWRCPPLAQLPLTAIECGRRRFTGRSGSLGPPSRQPEPPQQRRSIPAREGRGPSPAAEGAGLLCQELPRAQTYARFTGAPLKVHRVTSPWRSPSGRLPALKTQDEGTISKTQQIITHLRKQKYNADYDLSATQGADTLAFVSLLEEKLLPVLIHTFWVDAKNYVEHTRKWYAETVPFPLNFFLPNCMHKQHLERLQLMWGDGYMEDEEKLEKEHRGSLLHGRVGDNPLSSFSSSTGMLGNA, encoded by the exons ATGCCGCCGGTGCCGCCGGTGCggagcggagcgcggcggggcggggtggCGCGAGCGGGGAGgggccggcgctgccggcgAGGAGGAAACAAAGAGCCGTCAATCACGGGCGCGCATCCCGGGGACCCCGGCGGGCGCTCGGCCGCGGCGacccggccgcagccccgccggcggAGAGGAGCGGCGCGCcgggcccggggctgcgggcgaCCTCACCGGCCGCGCTGGCGCTGCCCGCCCCTGGCGCAGCTCCCGCTCACAGCAATTGAGTGTGGCAGGCGCCGGTTCACCGGGAGGTCAGGCAGTCTGGGGCCGCCTTCTCGCCAGCCAGAGCCGCCCCAGCAGCGCCGGAGCATCCCAGCCCGGGAGGGCCGGGGACCGTCGCCGGCAGCCGAGGGCGCGGGGCTGCtgtgccaggagctgccccgCGCCCAG ACCTACGCGCGGTTCACGGGGGCGCCGCTGAAGGTGCACCGGGTCACCAGCCCCTGGAGGAGCCCCTCCG gGCGCCTGCCTGCGCTGAAGACGCAGGACGAGGGCACCATCTCCAAAACGCAGCAGATCATAACTCACCTCAGGAAACAG AAGTATAACGCCGACTACGACCTCTCAGCTACGCAAGGGGCGGACACGCTGGCCTTCGTGTCCCTGCTGGAAGAGAAACTGCTGCCGGTGCTG ATCCACACCTTCTGGGTGGACGCAAAGAACTACGTGGAGCACACGCGGAAGTGGTATGCGGAAACCGTTCCCTTCCCCCTGAACTTTTTCCTGCCCAACTGCATGCACAAGCAGCACCTGGAGCGGCTGCAGCTTATGTGGGGAGACGGCTACATGGAGGatgaggagaagctggagaaggag CACCGTGGCAGTCTGCTGCATGGCCGGGTGGGTGACAACCCTCtgtcctccttctccagctctaCCGGGATGCTCGGGAATGCTTGA
- the THBS3 gene encoding thrombospondin-3 translates to MGAPAAAGGPALGALLALLLLGAAGAARHGLQVIDLLMVSEARQMASITHKIRMELLTVNDVYLLSTFRLPPKQGGILFGLYSKKDNTRWLEVSVVGKINKVLVRYLREDNKLHSVNLQHAHVADGQSHTIIVRLSGLRGDMLSVELYVDCKQMDSSVGLPELSEIPLAEVESIEVRTGQKAYQRMQGFVESMKLILGGSMSRVGALSECPFQGDESIHSAVTSVLASILGEQTKALVTQLTLFNRVLTELREDIRDQVKEMSLIRNTIMECQVCGFHEHRSRCNPNPCFSGVDCMETYEYPGYRCGPCPPGLEGNGTHCADIDECAHANPCFPASKCINTAPGFRCEPCPRGYRGNTVSGVGADYARASKQVCTDIDECNDGNNGGCDPNSICTNTLGSYKCGPCKSGFVGNQTSGCVPQKSCSTPTSNPCDINGFCVFERNGEISCACNVGWAGNGNVCGQDTDLDGYPDEPLPCIDNNKHCRQDNCRLTPNSGQEDADNDGIGDQCDDDADGDGIKNVEDNCRLFPNKDQQNSDTDSFGDACDNCPNVPNNDQRDTDSNGEGDACDNDIDGDGIPNTLDNCPKVPNPLQTDRDEDGVGDACDSCPEMSNPTQTDMDSDLVGDICDTNEDSDGDGHQDTKDNCAEIPNSSQLDSDNDGLGDDCDNDDDNDGIPDYVAPGPDNCRLIPNPNQKDSDGNGVGDVCEEDFDNDTVVDQLDVCPESAEVTLTDFRAYQTVILDPEGDAQIDPNWVVLNQGMEIVQTMNSDPGLAVGYTAFNGVDFEGTFHVNTVTDDDYAGFIFSYQDSASFYVVMWKQTEQTYWQATPFRAVAEPGLQLKAVKSSTGPGEHLRNALWHTGHTPDHVRLLWKDPRNVGWRDKTSYRWQLAHRPQVGYIRVRLYEGPRLVADSGVIIDTTMRGGRLGVFCFSQENIIWSNLQYRCNDTIPADFEPFRRFLLEGRE, encoded by the exons ATGGGGGCaccggcggccgcggggggccCGGCGCTCGGCGCGCTCCTGGCGCTGCTCCTGCTGGGCGCCGCCGGCGCGGCTCGCCACGGGCTGCAAG TCATCGACCTGCTGATGGTGAGCGAGGCCCGGCAGATGGCCAGCATAACCCACAAGATCCGGATGGAGCTCCTGACCGTTAATGACGTTTACCTCCTCTCCACCTTCCGCCTGCCTCCCAAGCAGGGGGGGATCCTCTTCGGCCTCTACTCCAAGAAGGACAACACGAGGTGGCTGGAGGTCTCCGTGGTGGGGAAAATCAACAAAG TCCTGGTGCGCTACCTGCGGGAAGACAACAAGCTGCACTCGGTCAACCTGCAGCATGCGCACGTGGCGGACGGGCAGAGCCACACCATCATCGTGCGCCTGAGCGGGCTGCGCGGGGACATGCTGAGCGTGGAGCTCTACGTCGACTGCAAGCAGATGGACTCCAGCGTGGGGCTGCCCGAGCTGTCCGAGATCCCCCTGGCAGAGGTGGAGTCCATCGAGGTGCGCACAGGGCAGAAGGCCTACCAGAGGATGCAG GGGTTCGTGGAGTCGATGAAGCTGATCCTGGGAGGGTCCATGAGCCGTGTCGGGGCCCTGAGCGAGTGCCCTTTCCAAGGAGATGAGTCCATTCACAGTGCAG TGACAAGCGTGCTGGCATCCATCCTGG GCGAGCAGACCAAGGCACTGGTCACGCAGCTGACCCTCTTCAACCGGGTCCTGACCGAGCTGCGGGAAGACATTAGGGACCAG GTGAAAGAGATGTCTCTGATCCGCAACACCATCATGGAGTGCCAGGTCTGCG GCTTCCACGAGCACCGGTCCCGCTGCAACCCCAACCCCTGCTTCAGCGGCGTGGACTGCATGGAGACGTACGAGTACCCCGGGTACCGCTGcgggccctgcccgccggggcTGGAGGGCAACGGCACGCACTGCGCCGACATCGATGAG TGCGCTCATGCCAACCCCTGCTTCCCCGCCTCCAAGTGCATCAACACGGCCCCCGGCTTCCGCTGCGAGCCCTGTCCCCGCGGTTATCGGGGCAACACCGTCTCCGGCGTGGGGGCTGACTACGCGAGGGCCAGCAAGCAG GTTTGCACGGATATTGATGAATGCAACGATGGGAACAACGGGGGCTGCGACCCCAACTCCATCTGCACCAACACGCTG GGCTCCTACAAGTGTGGTCCCTGCAAGTCAGGGTTCGTGGGGAATCAAACGTCCGGCTGCGTCCCACAGAAGTCCTGCAGCACTCCCACCTCCAACCCCTGCGACATCAATGGCTTCTGCGTGTTCGAGAGGAATGGTGAAATTTCCTGTGCG tgcaaCGTGGGCTGGGCTGGCAACGGCAACGTGTGTGGGCAAGACACGGACCTCGACGGCTACCCGGATGAGCCCCTGCCCTGCATCGACAATAACAAGCACTGCAGGCAG GACAACTGCCGCCTGACACCGAATTCAGGGCAGGAGGACGCCGACAACGACGGCATTGGGGACCAGTGTGACGATGACGCCGACGGCGATGGCATCAAGAACGTGGAG GACAACTGCCGGCTCTTCCCCAACAAGGACCAGCAGAACTCAGACACTGACTCCTTTGGGGACGCCTGTGACAACTGCCCCAACGTGCCCAATAACGACCAGCGGGACACAGACAGCAACGGCGAGGGGGATGCTTGCGATAATGACATCGATGGGGACG GGATTCCCAACACGCTGGATAACTGCCCCAAGGTGCCCAACCCTCTGCAGACGGACCGGGACGAGGACGGCGTCGGGGACGCCTGTGACAGTTGCCCTGAAATGAGCAACCCCACTCAG ACAGATATGGACAGTGACCTGGTAGGAGACATCTGTGACACCAACGAGGACAG CGATGGGGATGGGCATCAGGACACCAAGGACAACTGCGCCGAGATCCCCAACAGCTCCCAGCTGGACTCGGACAACGACGGGCTGGGGGATGACTGTGACAATGACGATGACAACGATGGCATCCCTGATTATGTGGCACCTGGCCCAGACAACTGCCGCCTCATCCCTAACCCCAACCAGAAGGACTCGGATG GGAACGGCGTGGGTGATGTGTGCGAGGAGGACTTTGACAACGACACGGTGGTGGACCAGCTGGACGTGTGCCCCGAGAGCGCCGAGGTGACGCTGACCGACTTCCGCGCCTACCAGACCGTCATCCTCGACCCCGAGGGGGACGCCCAGATCGATCCCAACTGGGTTGTCCTCAACCAG GGCATGGAGATCGTGCAGACCATGAACAGTGACCCAGGCCTGGCTGTTG GCTATACGGCCTTCAACGGGGTGGACTTCGAGGGCACCTTCCACGTCAACACTGTCACCGACGATGACTACGCCGGCTTCATCTTCAGCTACCAGGACAGCGCCAGCTTCTACGTGGTGATGTGGAAGCAAACGGAGCAGACGTACTGGCAGGCCACCCCCTTCCGCGCcgtggcagagccagggctgcagctcaAG GCGGTTAAGTCCTCGACGGGCCCTGGGGAGCACCTGCGCAATGCGCTGTGGCACACGGGCCACACGCCCGACCACGTCCGCCTGCTCTGGAAGGACCCACGCAACGTGGGCTGGCGGGACAAGACGTCCTACCGCTGGCAGCTGGCGCACAGGCCCCAGGTGGGCTACATCAG GGTGCGGCTGTACGAGGGCCCGCGGCTGGTGGCCGACTCCGGGGTGATCATCGACACCACCATgcgcggggggcggctgggggtcttctgcttctcccaggagaacatcatctggtccaacctgcAGTACCGCTGCAACG ACACGATCCCCGCCGACTTCGAGCCCTTCCGCCGGTTCCTGCTGGAGGGACGCGAGTGA
- the MUC1 gene encoding mucin-1 isoform X1 — MALTTLLLLLVLGAGTHAMLPAETTMETAMTDTTATEATTVETTTETTTPPTTTTPNITISKNTSSNGTKTSVSSNTAAFPATGNTTNFQSSNSSAGNATANSTAVPVSSSTAVSHANASTNSSSWVPPFSTNTTNSSSTVPTSPTGGGMVVPTSSTKGNGSSGAQVIPTWKTSVTVQGSTAPRQTPTAVLGSSNSPNPSKATVQLLLRVLLSFRILNRSFNESLRDPTSKEYRSLSHTVLTMFESVFGCASCMSRQTYKGCSKLRFSEGSVEVQSTLVFGHGNGTVTSDAAEQQLRNSLDRNNFIMGLQLASIQSTVEVTPPAPVPVVPDWAIALLVLVCILLLLSILTCLLLTTCTCHQKSRGKLDLFSTKDSYHPMAEYPPYQSHGRYVSPNSKPNPYSQVAGSNGTVAGTFTYTSATSDNL, encoded by the exons ATGGCGCTCACcacccttctgctgctgctggtgctgggtgcag GTACACATGCCATGTTGCCTGCCGAGACCACCATGGAGACAGCCATGACCGACACAACCGCCACAGAGGCGACCACTGTGGAGACAACCACCGAGACAACCACCCCCCCCACGACCACCACTCCGAACATCACAATCTCCAAAAACACAAGCAGCAACGGGACCAAAACCTCCGTCTCCTCCAACACCGCAGCCTTCCCCGCCACAGGCAACACTACAAACTTCCAGTCCAGCAACAGCTCCGCAGGCAATGCCACAGCCAACAGCACCGCAGTGCCCGTCTCTAGCAGCACTGCCGTCTCCCATGCCAATGCCAGCAcgaacagcagcagctgggtcCCCCCCTTCAGCACCAACACAACCAACAGCAGTTCCACGGTTCCCACCTCCCCCACGGGTGGTGGCATGGTGGTCCCCACCTCCAGCACCAAAGGCAACGGGAGCAGCGGCGCTCAGGTCATCCCCACGTGGAAAACCTCTGTCACCGTTCAGGGCAGCACGGCTCCCAGGCAGACCCCCacggctgtgctgggcagcagcaacAGTCCCAACCCCAGCAAAGCCACGGTCCAGCTGCTCCTCCGTGTCCTGCTGTCCTTCCGCATCCTCAACAGGAGCTTCAACGAGAGCCTGCGTGACCCCACGTCGAAGGAGTACAGGAGCCTGAGCCACACTGTCTTGACCATG TTTGAATCCGTCTTTGGCTGTGCAAGCTGCATGAGCAGGCAGACGTACAAGGGGTGCAGCAAGCTCCGTTTCAG CGAAGGCTCGGTGGAGGTGCAGTCCACCCTCGTGTTTGGGCACGGCAATGGCACCGTCACCAGCGACGCcgctgagcagcagctgaggaacaGCCTGGACCGGAACAACTTCATCATGGGCCTGCAGCTGGCCAGCATCCAGA GTACCGTGGAGGTGACACCCCCGGCACCGGTGCCTGTGGTCCCAGATTGGGCCATTGCTCTGCTGGTCCTGGTgtgcatcctgctgctgctgagcatccTCACCTGCCTTCTGCTG aCCACCTGTACCTGCCACCAGAAAAGCCGAGGGAAGCTGGACCTGTTCAGCACGAAGGACTCCTACCACCCCATGGCCGAGTACCCCCCGTATCAGAGCCACGGGCGCTACGTGTCACCCAACAGCAAGCCGAACCCCTACAGCCAG
- the MUC1 gene encoding mucin-1 isoform X2 has translation MLPAETTMETAMTDTTATEATTVETTTETTTPPTTTTPNITISKNTSSNGTKTSVSSNTAAFPATGNTTNFQSSNSSAGNATANSTAVPVSSSTAVSHANASTNSSSWVPPFSTNTTNSSSTVPTSPTGGGMVVPTSSTKGNGSSGAQVIPTWKTSVTVQGSTAPRQTPTAVLGSSNSPNPSKATVQLLLRVLLSFRILNRSFNESLRDPTSKEYRSLSHTVLTMFESVFGCASCMSRQTYKGCSKLRFSEGSVEVQSTLVFGHGNGTVTSDAAEQQLRNSLDRNNFIMGLQLASIQSTVEVTPPAPVPVVPDWAIALLVLVCILLLLSILTCLLLTTCTCHQKSRGKLDLFSTKDSYHPMAEYPPYQSHGRYVSPNSKPNPYSQVAGSNGTVAGTFTYTSATSDNL, from the exons ATGTTGCCTGCCGAGACCACCATGGAGACAGCCATGACCGACACAACCGCCACAGAGGCGACCACTGTGGAGACAACCACCGAGACAACCACCCCCCCCACGACCACCACTCCGAACATCACAATCTCCAAAAACACAAGCAGCAACGGGACCAAAACCTCCGTCTCCTCCAACACCGCAGCCTTCCCCGCCACAGGCAACACTACAAACTTCCAGTCCAGCAACAGCTCCGCAGGCAATGCCACAGCCAACAGCACCGCAGTGCCCGTCTCTAGCAGCACTGCCGTCTCCCATGCCAATGCCAGCAcgaacagcagcagctgggtcCCCCCCTTCAGCACCAACACAACCAACAGCAGTTCCACGGTTCCCACCTCCCCCACGGGTGGTGGCATGGTGGTCCCCACCTCCAGCACCAAAGGCAACGGGAGCAGCGGCGCTCAGGTCATCCCCACGTGGAAAACCTCTGTCACCGTTCAGGGCAGCACGGCTCCCAGGCAGACCCCCacggctgtgctgggcagcagcaacAGTCCCAACCCCAGCAAAGCCACGGTCCAGCTGCTCCTCCGTGTCCTGCTGTCCTTCCGCATCCTCAACAGGAGCTTCAACGAGAGCCTGCGTGACCCCACGTCGAAGGAGTACAGGAGCCTGAGCCACACTGTCTTGACCATG TTTGAATCCGTCTTTGGCTGTGCAAGCTGCATGAGCAGGCAGACGTACAAGGGGTGCAGCAAGCTCCGTTTCAG CGAAGGCTCGGTGGAGGTGCAGTCCACCCTCGTGTTTGGGCACGGCAATGGCACCGTCACCAGCGACGCcgctgagcagcagctgaggaacaGCCTGGACCGGAACAACTTCATCATGGGCCTGCAGCTGGCCAGCATCCAGA GTACCGTGGAGGTGACACCCCCGGCACCGGTGCCTGTGGTCCCAGATTGGGCCATTGCTCTGCTGGTCCTGGTgtgcatcctgctgctgctgagcatccTCACCTGCCTTCTGCTG aCCACCTGTACCTGCCACCAGAAAAGCCGAGGGAAGCTGGACCTGTTCAGCACGAAGGACTCCTACCACCCCATGGCCGAGTACCCCCCGTATCAGAGCCACGGGCGCTACGTGTCACCCAACAGCAAGCCGAACCCCTACAGCCAG